The following is a genomic window from Serratia ficaria.
CGCCGGCCGCCTGCAGAACAAGGCGCACCTGATGGAAGAGCTGAAGAAGATCGTCCGCGTCATGAAAAAACTGGACGACCAGGCCCCCCATGAGGTTATGCTGACTCTTGATGCCAGCACCGGCCAGAATGCGGTCAGCCAGGCGAAATTGTTTAATGAAGCCGTGGGCTTAACCGGCATCACGCTGACTAAACTGGACGGTACCGCCAAGGGCGGGGTGATCTTCGCCATCGCCGATCAGTTCGGTATCCCGATTCGCTATATCGGCGTCGGGGAAGGCATCGAAGATTTGCGGCCGTTTAAGGCTGACGATTTTATTGAGGCACTTTTTGCCCGAGAGGATTAAAACGGATGATTCGCTTTGAACAGGTCAGTAAAGCTTATCTGGGCGGACGGCAGGCGCTGCAGGGGGTAGATTTCCATCTGCGCCCGGCGGAGATGGCGTTTCTGACCGGCCATTCCGGCGCGGGTAAGAGTACCCTGCTGAAACTGATTTGCGGCATTGAACGCCCCAGCGCCGGCCATATCTGGTTCGGCGGCCACGACATCAGCCGCCTGAAAAACGGCGAGGTGCCGTTCCTGCGCCGTCAGATCGGCATGATTTTCCAGGATCACCACCTGCTGCTGGACCGCACCGTGTATGACAACGTGGCGATGCCGTTGATCATCGCCGGCGCCAGCACCGAAGACATCCGCCGCCGCGTTTCCGCCGCGCTGGACAAGGTCGGGCTGCTGGATAAAGCGAAAAACTTCCCGATTCAGCTGTCCGGCGGCGAGCAACAGCGCGTGGGCATCGCCCGCGCGGTGGTGAACAAACCGGCGGTGCTGCTGGCGGACGAGCCGACCGGCAACCTGGATGACGCGCTGTCGGAAGGCATCCTGCGCCTGTTTGAAGAGTTCAACCGCGTCGGCGTCACCGTACTGATGGCGACCCACGACACCGGGCTGATCGCCCGCCGCAATTACCGTATCCTGACGCTGAGCCAGGGCCGCATGCTGGGAGGAGCGCACCATGGCGAATAATGCAAAAACCGCCAAGAGCAAGGCGCTGCGCGGCGGCTGGCGCGAACAGTGGCGCTACGCCTGGGCGAACGCCATCAAGGATATGCTGCGCCAGCCGTTGGCGACGCTGCTGACGGTGATGGTGATCGCCATCTCCCTGACGCTGCCTAGCCTGTGCTACATCGTGTGGAAAAACGTCAGCACCGCGGCCACCCAGTGGTACCCGACGCCGCAGCTGACGGTCTACCTGGACAAGTCGCTGGACGACGACGCCGCGGTGAAAGTGCTCGACGCCATCAAGGCGGAAGCCGGCGTAGAGAAGGTGAACTACCTGTCGCGCGAAGAGGCCCGGGGCGAATTCCGCAACTGGTCAGGCTTCGGCGGCGCGCTGGACATGCTGGAAGAAAACCCGCTGCCGGCGGTGGCGATCATCACGCCGAAGATGAGCTTCCAGAGTTCCGAAACCCTCAACACCCTGCGCGATCGCGTGGCGGCGGTGCAGGGCGTGGACGAAGTGCGCATGGATGACAGCTGGTTTGCCCGCCTGGCGGCGCTGACCGGGCTGGTGGGCCAGGTCGCGGCGATCATCGGCGTGCTGATGGTGGTGGCGGTGTTCCTGGTGATCGGCAACAGCGTGCGCCTGAGCATCTTCAGCCGCCGCGACACCATCAACGTGATGAAGCTGATCGGCGCCACCGACGGCTTTATCCTGCGGCCGTTCCTCAACGGCGGGGCGATGCTCGGCTTTACCGGCGCGCTGCTGTCGCTGGCGTTGTCCGGGGCCCTGGTGTGGAAGCTGGAGTCGGTGGTGACCGACGTGGCCAGGGTGTTCGGCACCACCTTCACCCTGCACGGCCTGGGCTGGGACGAGGCGCTGCTGCTGCTGCTCATCTCGGCGATGATCGGCTGGATCGCCGCCTGGC
Proteins encoded in this region:
- the ftsE gene encoding cell division ATP-binding protein FtsE; protein product: MIRFEQVSKAYLGGRQALQGVDFHLRPAEMAFLTGHSGAGKSTLLKLICGIERPSAGHIWFGGHDISRLKNGEVPFLRRQIGMIFQDHHLLLDRTVYDNVAMPLIIAGASTEDIRRRVSAALDKVGLLDKAKNFPIQLSGGEQQRVGIARAVVNKPAVLLADEPTGNLDDALSEGILRLFEEFNRVGVTVLMATHDTGLIARRNYRILTLSQGRMLGGAHHGE
- the ftsX gene encoding permease-like cell division protein FtsX, with protein sequence MANNAKTAKSKALRGGWREQWRYAWANAIKDMLRQPLATLLTVMVIAISLTLPSLCYIVWKNVSTAATQWYPTPQLTVYLDKSLDDDAAVKVLDAIKAEAGVEKVNYLSREEARGEFRNWSGFGGALDMLEENPLPAVAIITPKMSFQSSETLNTLRDRVAAVQGVDEVRMDDSWFARLAALTGLVGQVAAIIGVLMVVAVFLVIGNSVRLSIFSRRDTINVMKLIGATDGFILRPFLNGGAMLGFTGALLSLALSGALVWKLESVVTDVARVFGTTFTLHGLGWDEALLLLLISAMIGWIAAWLATVQHLRRFTPQ